A section of the Magnetococcales bacterium genome encodes:
- a CDS encoding transcriptional regulator yields the protein MTTHDEMVAEWMADPEFKAAYDALDDDFRLFDELLAVRKNAELTQAKVAEKLRNECSDAVGCRMDVKLVPG from the coding sequence ATGACAACACACGATGAAATGGTCGCAGAATGGATGGCCGATCCAGAATTCAAGGCAGCATACGATGCTCTGGACGATGATTTCCGATTGTTCGATGAGTTGCTTGCAGTACGAAAGAACGCCGAGCTGACTCAAGCCAAGGTTGCGGAAAAACTGAGGAACGAATGTTCCGATGCCGTTGGCTGCCGCATGGATGTCAAGCTTGTACCAGGGTGA
- a CDS encoding SUMF1/EgtB/PvdO family nonheme iron enzyme, translating into MPPEKSRVIISYSHADAKLLKNFLPFLKTLQNGGLVTAWSDHDIKPGVDWPKEITQKLSEANIAVLLISQNFLASDFIRTEELPLILNAYEKGTLTILPVFLSPSDASATAIPFTDSQGNARSFTLTNIHGYGTPEKTLEHMLPVEQKETFKALNQRIRELATPPPPNPTPQSVPDSSPGMDAGANATVNAVQGDDKPGSEIISIKADKEPVARHHNVSTATQRILEPLPGLRLLPVPGGTFTMGDDHGKHASEKPAHPLELSSFWLAETPVTNRHYALFLQLTKHPEPAYYWQNQKYSDPDQPVVGVAWSDAEAFCTWLTQKSGKQILLPSEAQWEYAARGTDGRRYPWDHAEPTKELACFGLDSSKGKPSLVGQYPAGKGPFGHLDLAGNVWEWCRDVWDGKAYKKRAGKSAEIKDPVVNTGDQERRSVRGGSWHGPAVILRAAFRGVYSAGIRGDDLGFRLAAPASTLGP; encoded by the coding sequence ATGCCACCAGAAAAATCACGGGTCATCATAAGTTACAGCCATGCCGATGCCAAGCTGTTGAAAAATTTTCTCCCGTTTTTGAAAACACTGCAAAATGGTGGGCTGGTCACGGCCTGGAGTGATCATGATATCAAACCCGGGGTAGATTGGCCGAAGGAAATCACCCAAAAACTGAGTGAAGCCAATATCGCCGTCCTGTTGATTTCGCAAAATTTTCTTGCATCAGACTTTATCCGCACAGAGGAACTCCCCTTAATATTGAACGCCTATGAAAAGGGCACATTGACAATTCTTCCGGTCTTTTTAAGTCCTTCGGATGCCAGTGCAACCGCCATTCCCTTTACCGATTCCCAAGGCAATGCCAGGTCCTTCACCCTGACCAACATCCATGGCTACGGTACCCCAGAGAAGACGTTGGAACACATGTTGCCTGTTGAGCAGAAAGAAACATTCAAGGCATTGAATCAACGTATCCGCGAACTGGCCACCCCCCCCCCACCGAATCCAACTCCGCAATCCGTTCCAGACTCCTCTCCGGGCATGGACGCAGGTGCTAATGCTACGGTCAACGCCGTACAGGGCGATGACAAGCCGGGAAGTGAGATTATCAGTATCAAAGCCGATAAAGAACCGGTCGCCAGGCACCACAACGTCTCGACCGCAACCCAGCGCATTCTGGAACCCCTGCCGGGGCTGCGATTGCTGCCAGTCCCGGGAGGAACCTTTACCATGGGGGATGATCATGGAAAGCACGCTAGTGAAAAACCGGCACATCCGTTGGAACTCTCCTCCTTTTGGCTGGCAGAAACACCGGTGACCAACCGGCACTATGCCCTGTTTCTCCAATTGACCAAACATCCCGAACCTGCCTATTATTGGCAGAATCAAAAATACTCGGACCCAGATCAACCCGTGGTGGGTGTGGCTTGGTCGGATGCAGAAGCCTTTTGCACGTGGCTTACGCAAAAGTCCGGCAAGCAGATACTGCTGCCCAGCGAGGCGCAATGGGAATATGCCGCCCGGGGTACTGATGGCCGACGTTATCCCTGGGACCATGCGGAGCCAACAAAGGAGTTGGCCTGTTTTGGGTTGGATTCTTCGAAAGGAAAACCCTCTCTTGTGGGACAATACCCTGCGGGAAAAGGGCCTTTTGGCCATCTCGATCTGGCCGGCAATGTCTGGGAGTGGTGCCGGGATGTCTGGGATGGCAAGGCATACAAAAAACGCGCTGGGAAAAGCGCGGAGATCAAGGATCCTGTGGTCAACACAGGAGATCAGGAACGACGTTCTGTCAGGGGCGGGTCCTGGCACGGCCCTGCTGTGATCCTCCGGGCCGCCTTCCGCGGCGTCTACAGCGCCGGTATCCGCGGCGACGATCTGGGCTTTCGTCTCGCCGCCCCCGCCAGCACGCTTGGTCCTTGA
- a CDS encoding ribbon-helix-helix domain-containing protein — protein MTSIRWNIAVSPDTDKSVRMFIAAQGGGRKGDLSRFIEEAVRAYLLERAVEQAKTAAADMSETDLTDLIDEAVQWAREY, from the coding sequence ATGACATCAATTCGTTGGAATATTGCCGTTTCACCAGATACAGACAAATCCGTGCGCATGTTCATTGCGGCACAAGGCGGTGGTCGCAAGGGCGATCTGTCGCGATTCATCGAGGAAGCCGTGCGTGCCTACCTCCTGGAACGCGCCGTCGAACAGGCCAAGACCGCCGCCGCCGACATGAGCGAGACTGATTTGACCGATCTGATCGACGAAGCCGTGCAATGGGCACGTGAGTATTGA